The nucleotide window TATAAACGAAAGCTTAGACCTTTTTATGGTAGAGAATCGGTCACAAATATAATACTGTGGTTTAGCTAACAAATAATTCATAAGTGGAATGACTGTTCAGATGGACATGGAATGATCTATTTCTAGCTTTAAGATTTCATTGTTGCTGCTGTTTCATTAACTTGTGCACCTACagttatgaagttgatttttctttctccttgAAGGTATTGGTGTTCTTTTGGTCCTGAAAATTATGGGGAAGGTGGGGGTATTTTACCTAGCAGAAGATATCGACTCAACACCCGCAATCGCGCTGCTAGACCTCAATCTATGCGGGGCTGTACATGCAATTTTGTGGTGAAGCGTCTCTATGCACGTCCATCACTTGCACTACTTATCTATCATCAGAGGCGTCATGTGAACAAATCTGGTTTTGTTTGCCATGGCCCACTTGATGGAGATGCCATTGGGCCCGGAGCCAAGACAGTTCCATATATCTGTAATGAGATTCAACAACAAACAATGTCTATGATCTATCTGGGTGTTCCTGAAGAGAATATACTAGAAAAACACATTGAGGGGATTGAGCGATATTGTGCTTCAAATGCAAAAGTCAATAGCCTTGCTTCCCAATATGTCCACAAACTTGGGATGATTATTCAAAGGTCTACCCATGAATTGGATCTTGATGATCAAGCCAGCATCCGCATGTGGGTTGAGCGCAATAAgaaatccatattcattcatcAGGATACTTCAGAAACTGATCCTTTCATTCTGGGGATTCAGACTGAGTGGCAACTGCAACAATTGATACGTTTTGGCCATCGCAGTCTCATTGCAATTGATTCAACATTTGGTATAAAGAGACTTAAGGTAACACATCCATTATGCTGCTTGATTTGTTCCATTATGCTGTTTCATAAACCAATTTTGTTATAGGCTTTTTAGGATCCGCTGCCAGAAGTAATTGTCATAATGAACAAGTCAAACTCTTTTGTGTCTATCTTGGTGTAATTTTGACTTTTGTGCCGTCAGATTTTCAGTAGTTACTGAGTCATGAATGTACAAGTCAGAGTTTTTATATATCTATAGATCAAAGGATCTGCACTGAAATAATGGATATTTAACATGCCTGTTTGAAATGGCAGTATCCTTTGTGCACACTTCTTGTCTTTGATTCTAGACAACATGCACTCCCTGTTGCATGGATCATCACACGCAGCTTTTCAAAGCCAGATGTGTCTAAATGGATGACAGCTCTACTTGGTCGAGCTCGTAGCGTTGAGCCTGGATGGAGGGCCAGTGGGTTTTTAATTGATGATGCAGCAGCTGAGACTGATCCCATCAGGCAAGATGCCCCTCTATAATTCTGAGTGCATAAATTTTCTAGCTGCATAATATAGTGCAATCTCATAGCTAGATTTCTGGTATTTCAGGGATATTTTTGGTTGTCCTGTCCTATTTTCCCTCTGGCGTGTTCGAAGATCATGGCTGAGGAATATTGTAAAGAAATGCAATAACATTGAAGTTCAACGGGAACTTTTTAAAAGTCTGGGTAATATTGTGCATGGCATTTGGGGTGCAAGTGATACAGCGGTTGCCTTAGAACAACTTACCCAGGATTTTGTTGATCAGACTGCTTTTATGGAATATTTTAAAAGTCATTGGGTGCCTAAGATTGGTAagatgtctctctctctctctctggtgtACATACTTGTCATTTGTCAACATCATGTCGAATCTTCTTAAAATTATGTATTAACTTATCATTAATTTTTCTTGGTAACAGAAATGTGGCTTTCAACAATGAGAAGTCTTCCGCTTGCAAGTCAGGAGGCATCTGGTGCTATTGAAGCATATCACGTGAAGTTGAAAGTGAAATTGTTTGATGATTCACATCTTGGAGCACTCCAAAGAGTTGATTGGTTAGTGCACAAACTGACAACTGAGCTGCACTCAGGCTACTGGCTCGACCGATATGCTGATGAATGTGATTCTTTTCAAAACGTCAAGGAAGAATATATTGCTTCTACATCTTGGCACAGGGCACTGCAAATTCCTGATTCTGCTGTTACCTTGGATGATAAAAACCGTCTCTTTGCCAAGGTTTCAAGCCAGAAAGACAGTAGCATTGTACATCTAGTGTGGAATCCCGGATCAGAATTTTCCTTTTGTGACTGTGTGTGGTCGATGCAAGGAAACATTTGCAAGCATGTCATCAAAGTCAATATGATCTGTGAAAGTCATCAAGGTTATCAACCTTCCATGTCTTTCCAGTCATTCAAAGAGTTGCTCGTCAGCCTATCAAAGAAACCAATGGAGGATTCAATTTCACAAGATCTATCAATGGCCTGGACTATGCAAATGCTCGAGCAAATACGGAACCTTGTAGAAGTGACTAGAGCCGATGATATTGGCACCATGGTAAACAATCTGCCACTGCAATGGGCTTCCAGAAGAGGCAGAACAGGTGTTGGAAAGCCATCAACTGCTCTTACGACTCTTCCTTCTAGTAAAAGGAGTGCATCAAGGCAGAAGACCCGCAAGCGAAGAAGATTGTCAACATTAACATAGTTTTCTTGCGTTGCAAGATTAGATGCAAGGCAACTCTTTTTGTACAACTGTCTTTGATTCATATTCTTTATGAAAGAAGATAGGAAACACTGACATTTCAGCTGTGATAAGCTTCTGGTATCCAATCCAACAGTGAAATTGTAGATAAACTTAGCAATGAGAGATTCTTATTTATACATGGTGAAATGTTGGCTCCCATTGCAGTTATGTTCATATGATCATTTatccgattttaggctaaaaattgcccacttgctccaccaactgttttttaacctcatttacccaaaacactctaagggattatttcccctttacccaattaattcttttttcttttttttgagacttttttgccctctccttctttctcacttagagagagaagtcaccctccaccttgctgtgctccggcgaccggtgaccggactccggcgaccggtgaccggactccggcgatcggtgaccgaaatccggcgatcgatgaccggaatccggctattattgccccccagtaatcatattattgcctcccaaaaatcatattattgccgtctagtgaattgtatgaactccaaaaaccaaaatgaatacactacaggcacaattgatcaatttataatcatattattggctcccaataatcatattattgcctcccaatacaaagtccaatgtctctactgcctcccaatagaccaccaaaaatgcaccattttgtatgattcacagataatttgactttaatacacaaaaAACAATAGGTAACTTATCaatacaccacactatagtgatccctgtccctcatttcaaagtctactgggggccaataatgtgtctactgcctcATCTTCGTTACCAACAGACCCAACGTTTTGCTCATTATCCATAATCATCTCCACAACACCGTTCTTCAATTCGTCTTCGGTGACCTTCGACTCCGCCACATCGTTTCTAGGCTCGTCGTCGCTCATTACATCCACCACATCGCTCACCGGAAGCTCATTCTCAGCCTTCCTGGCCCGGGTCCGGCCAAACTAACAGGTGACCTCCGCCTGAGCCAAATCAAGGTCAATTCGTGCTTCAGCCCCGGTCGTTCACCGGCGGGAAGCTCTACATGCAGAATGACCTCGACATGTCTGCCGCGTCCGTCACCAACCAGCTCTGCAACCTCGACTTGCTGCTCAGATCTGGCGTCCTCCACCAGTCAAACGCCAGCTCCGCCATCTCGCCCCTCGCCGCCGCAAATGATGAGTCGCGCAATCACCGTCGAGGCCTCATCGCCGACCCGGAAAACACCTCCTCTGTTTCGGTCTTCATCGGCGCCTTCTCCGACGACGCAGAACCACTCGATCGGCGCCTCCTCCATTTGCCGCTGCTTCTGGAAATATTACGCCAtgccggaggagagagagagagagagagagagagagagagagagagagagagagagagagagagagagagagagagagagacacgtctgagaggaagagagaatatgATAGGagagtaattttttaattaaaataagggTATTACTGTCAAatactgttagattgggtaaatggggttaaaaaactctagGTGAAGTAAGTGgccaatttttaggctaaaattgggtaagtggtcacggccccaaaaTCTTTTACCATATTCTGAAACATAGTAAAATTTCGCGGTCCTTTTTAACCTACCAAACAGTATTGGATCTTAACGGATAGAGTGTCCACATCAAAATGAAGCAAATGTGATAAAGCTAGAAGCCCCAGAAAGAACGTGTGCTTTCTACACTCTTCCACATTGGAAACTAACACGTGTCAGCCATCTATAGCTACACGTACTCGGAGTTTGGCCGCCCCTGCATATACTGATGGTCTATATCTTGCAGCCAAATCATGCTTTTTTTGGGAGTATCTTAAGCTTGCCAATGGGTTTTCTCAGTAAAGTCTCCGAGCTCCGTGCTAGGGCTCAGAGTCATAAAAAGCTCAAGAAGAACAAGCAGCTACAGGTATGTAATATGACACTTCAGAGTGTTCATTTCAGCTTAGCATTGGTAGCAGTCAGCAAGTGGTATCGTGAACGATTGTTAACTGTTGATTGATTAAACAATAGCAAGTGATATCGTGatgattttcttttggttatcAGACTGTGGAGATAAAAGTGAAGATGGACTACGAAGGTTGCGAGAGAAGAGTGAAGAAATCAATGGAAGGCATGAAAGGAATCACAAGTGTTGAAATGGATCCCAAGCAAAGCAAGCTCACTGTTATTGGCTATGTGGACCCCAACAAGGTGTTGCATCGTGTCAGGCATCAAAGGGGGAAGAAGGCGGATCTGTGACCGTATGTACCATACGACGTCGTCGAGCATCCATGGGCTCCCGGGGCTTATGATAGGAAGGCACCACCTGGGTACATGAGGAACTTGCTGAATGACCCTgactagacctgtaaatggaccgggtttggatcggatcgacctaaatccaaatccttttactaaaagaaaaaacttaATCCAAACCTGCTCAGCTAatccggcggatcattgatagctcgatccaaatccgtatccgctgGATTAACAGATACctgatccgctaatccgatccgtttataatttcaaatatttttaaatttctatTGTTCTACACCGTTCTTACCCTTTTGGTCAACTAAACATGCAAACCTTTATTGATAAATGATAAAGCTTCTTGGAGTCTTGGCATTCTTGACATGTTTTGTTGATAATGCATCTTGAATCTTGGGATATGTCCATTTTTAGACATCTTTTTTTTATAATGCCGTTTATGCTTAGATTCCTACAAaaactagacctgtaaatggaccgaaTTTTGATCTGGACCCGCTCCATATCCGTTGCTAATAGACGGGTTTGGATcaaaaattttgatccgttgatccgttaatgatccgaatccgttaacccgtttatttaacggatcaaatacggatttaggttgatccgatccgttaatgatccggtccgtttttgtaataataaaatattattttttattaatataatatatattttttaaatataaaatatgaagaatttctaatacaaattttttgcaaAAATCTAAATGACAGTCCATCACCTAAGATTCCAAGAaacattaagaattttgataatgtaattctgcttttggtgatacttttcatgttgttttaatattttattaatatcttataatgtatcatgatataaatttaatattactatttaaaattttaaaatatttgaaattataaacgggtcggattagcggatctGGTATCCATTAATCCGGCGGATAtggatttggatcgagctatcaatgatacgccgggttaacggagcgggtttggatcaatttttttttaagtaaatgggtttggatttaggtcgatcctatccaaatccggtccatttacaggtctaacaaaaacattgttttaaaaatttgtaatatttatatattttttaaaataatatattaataaaaataatattttattattacgaaaacgggttggatcattaacggatcggatcgacctaaaataataatataatattttttctttttcttgcctCAAATTTTACCATGTTTTCAATCGaataaaattttcagttttaatTAGGCACTTTATTTATAGATCATATAATAAGATTAAAATAATTAGGTTTTTGGCCACTTCCCACCACCCGCCTATCGTCTAGCGAACTGTAGAACATTAGAATGAGACTAaggagtcttttttttttttatgtgagaATAAGAAACTTTTATTGAGAAATCAAAATTACATAACACAGGAATGACTGGTGGTGGACATgaactccccactctcctccctgtAACCTAAACCAGTATCATCATAAATGATCTCCATAAGCCGAAGGGGCCCAGCTCCTAACCACCTATATCTCCTAGTAGATTCCTTTCTTATCACGATTCCTTCACACCAAAACTTcaatatttttaattgaaaagCTTTGTAGGAAACTGAAAAACACTCCGTAATACTGTAGATTGAGTAACATACTTGATTATGGCGCGCCTTTGAAAGAAATTTACTTATTTGCCAACCCATCAAATGATTATCTAATCGTTCCTAAAGCTTCCATCACattgctttttatttttgttcacatCTACCATCGTTACAAGACCTAGATACCGATTATGAAAAATGGAACCGCCCACACTCCCTAACAATTTTGAATCTCAAATTGCAAAGGACACTCACACTTGGATAAAAGGGCACCACCGACTTTTGAAAATTAACTTTTGACCAGCTGCATtttcaaaaggaaaaagaatttgTTTGAGAGTAACTCTTAAAAATTCGTTGCAATTTTTATTAAAACGTCACTAAAGGAAAAAGAATTATAGAAGTAATTCTTTGCTTTTGAAAATATCAAATTATCATTAGCGAAAAACAAGTGAGAGATTGATGGAACCTAAGAACCTTCTTGAACAACATGAATTAGCCCATTCATATCTTCTTAAGAAAAGAAATTGGataagggagcttctattcatacctccaaaactGGCATTTGGACATCTCCACTTAATacacctccaacttacttttacaaataaccaatatgtTATTTGCACCTCTCTAATTTTCCCACAATGCCCATTGTCTAATAAAATCTATAAAGTCTCTCTTTTTTGAAGAGAATAACCTCGAAGTCTGCGCCCATGAATGTCGCCCACAACAAGCATGTGATCCATGAACTCAAGGACATGCGGTATATATAATTTCTGTAGTCAGAGCGTCTTTATACGCCTACATACTTTTCTATAGAGATGgttctcttcttctccatcaaaTCATTTCTTTCCTCTGCTAGATCTCTAATCTCTTCCTCTAGaacttttcatttctttccaaAAGTATGATCCAACTCTACTAGCTTCTCTTCAACCTTTCCATGATCCAACTCTACTAGCTTCTCTTCAAGTTTCTGGTCAATAGCATTTAGCTTTTCTAACAGTGTGTCATCTTCCTCCTTCATGTCATTgaattcttcatcatcatcaaaagctcagataatttctttttctttttcaaatccaGCATCTTCTAAAAGATCAAATGAGAGCTACTGTTGTTCCTGAATGACTCCATAGTTAGCAGGATCATTTGGATCATAGGCTTcagagaaacaaaaataatcCCATGAGATTTGATAGCTCTGTTGAAATAGTCAAAGTCTTGCTAAGGAAGTTAGCATGATTGTTGTTTCATTGTTTCTGTTAATAAGCCCCATTCAACGGGGTCATTTAGTTTGTTTGATTCAGTCTTTAATTAGTAAAGCCACGTTTCTAGGAGTATAAAACGTGATGGATTATATTCCCATTCCAGTACTCTTGTAAGGCTATTTAAGCCCATGATTGTTTTGAACTGAATAAGACATTTTCTCTAAAGAATTTGAGTGTGTGTGAAATACTTAGAGTTTAAGTCTTCAcaaggtggtatcagagcccactCAGGGGCCTGATTTTGGTACGAGAAAGGAGAGTGAGAGGAAAAGAGAAACGTGGGGTTTAGATAGAGTTTTGGGATGTCGACTTCATCTCAAGACAAATTCCTTCAGGCCAGCATTCCTAGATTCGATGGTCACTACGACCATTGGTCTATGTTGATGGAAAAAATTTTGAGGTCGAAAGAGTACTGGACTCTTGTGGAGGAAGGACTTCCGGTGTTGCAACCTGGAGGAGTGGCGGCTGTGACTGAGGCACAGCGTAAGGCATTAGAAGATGCAAAACTCAAGGATTTGAAGATCAAGAACTTTCTCTTTCAAGCGATTGATTGGGAAATTATGGAGACAGTCTTGGACAGAAGCACAGCCAAAGCAATCTGGGATTCAATGAAGCAAAAATATCAGGGGTCTACAAGAGTGAGAAGGGCTCAATTGCAGGCTTTGCGAAGGGAGTTTGAGGTTTTGCAGATGAAGGAAGGAGAAGGGGTTGATGCTTATTTTGCGCGCACCCTGGCGATAGCTAACAAGATGAAGATGCATGGTGAGACTCTGACCCAAGTTGTCATCATTGAAAAGATATTGCGATCATTGACCTCAAAGTGGGATTATGTGGTGTGTTCTGTGGAGGAGTCGAATGACTTGGATCGACTCACTATTGATGAGCTGCAAGGGAGTCTTCTTGTACACGAACAGAGGATGAGAGGTCATGATCGTGGTGGTGAAGAACAAGCATTAAAGGTGTCTTTTGAGGATAGAGTTGGTGGTAGAGGAAGAGGACGTACAACCTTCAGGGGAAGAGGACGAGGTAGAGGAAGGCAGCCTTTTAACAAAGCAATAGTGGAGTGCTACAAGTGTCACAGGCTAGGGCATTTTCAATATGAATGCCCTAGTTGGGAGAAGAACGCCAATTATGCTGAGTTAGACGAGGAAGAAGAGCTAGTATTAATGGCACATGTCGAATCGCACAACTCAAGGAAGGAGGACGTGTGGTTTCTGGATTCGGGGTGCTCTAATCATATGTGTGGAAACAAAAAATGGTTTTCACACTTGGATGAGAGCTTTCAACAACTAGTTAAGCTCGGAGACAATACAAGGCTAGCAGTTACTGGCAAAGGCAATATAAGGCTGGAAATTGGAGGGCTTACACAAGTGATTACGGAGGTGTATTATATACCAGAGCTCAAGAACAATCTTCTTAGTATTGGCCAACTCCAGGAAAAAGGGCTCACTATCTTGATTCAAGAAGGAGAATGTAGATTGTATCATCCGAGAAGGGGACTGATTATGCAAACACTGATGACTTTAAATCGAATGTTTGTGTTGCTAGCTTCGGTAGCGTCTGACAA belongs to Rosa chinensis cultivar Old Blush chromosome 4, RchiOBHm-V2, whole genome shotgun sequence and includes:
- the LOC112196553 gene encoding uncharacterized protein LOC112196553 isoform X2, with the translated sequence MRGCTCNFVVKRLYARPSLALLIYHQRRHVNKSGFVCHGPLDGDAIGPGAKTVPYICNEIQQQTMSMIYLGVPEENILEKHIEGIERYCASNAKVNSLASQYVHKLGMIIQRSTHELDLDDQASIRMWVERNKKSIFIHQDTSETDPFILGIQTEWQLQQLIRFGHRSLIAIDSTFGIKRLKYPLCTLLVFDSRQHALPVAWIITRSFSKPDVSKWMTALLGRARSVEPGWRASGFLIDDAAAETDPIRDIFGCPVLFSLWRVRRSWLRNIVKKCNNIEVQRELFKSLGNIVHGIWGASDTAVALEQLTQDFVDQTAFMEYFKSHWVPKIEMWLSTMRSLPLASQEASGAIEAYHVKLKVKLFDDSHLGALQRVDWLVHKLTTELHSGYWLDRYADECDSFQNVKEEYIASTSWHRALQIPDSAVTLDDKNRLFAKVSSQKDSSIVHLVWNPGSEFSFCDCVWSMQGNICKHVIKVNMICESHQGYQPSMSFQSFKELLVSLSKKPMEDSISQDLSMAWTMQMLEQIRNLVEVTRADDIGTMVNNLPLQWASRRGRTGVGKPSTALTTLPSSKRSASRQKTRKRRRLSTLT
- the LOC112196553 gene encoding uncharacterized protein LOC112196553 isoform X1 gives rise to the protein MDIVESIQDLPVQDPPVEEFSSADLIWTKLGNSENHDDAALIPYDRVDEFIIGECSNLECPTRFHIERGRKRKKGSLKEYADDEYLEYKLYWCSFGPENYGEGGGILPSRRYRLNTRNRAARPQSMRGCTCNFVVKRLYARPSLALLIYHQRRHVNKSGFVCHGPLDGDAIGPGAKTVPYICNEIQQQTMSMIYLGVPEENILEKHIEGIERYCASNAKVNSLASQYVHKLGMIIQRSTHELDLDDQASIRMWVERNKKSIFIHQDTSETDPFILGIQTEWQLQQLIRFGHRSLIAIDSTFGIKRLKYPLCTLLVFDSRQHALPVAWIITRSFSKPDVSKWMTALLGRARSVEPGWRASGFLIDDAAAETDPIRDIFGCPVLFSLWRVRRSWLRNIVKKCNNIEVQRELFKSLGNIVHGIWGASDTAVALEQLTQDFVDQTAFMEYFKSHWVPKIEMWLSTMRSLPLASQEASGAIEAYHVKLKVKLFDDSHLGALQRVDWLVHKLTTELHSGYWLDRYADECDSFQNVKEEYIASTSWHRALQIPDSAVTLDDKNRLFAKVSSQKDSSIVHLVWNPGSEFSFCDCVWSMQGNICKHVIKVNMICESHQGYQPSMSFQSFKELLVSLSKKPMEDSISQDLSMAWTMQMLEQIRNLVEVTRADDIGTMVNNLPLQWASRRGRTGVGKPSTALTTLPSSKRSASRQKTRKRRRLSTLT